A stretch of Physeter macrocephalus isolate SW-GA chromosome 6, ASM283717v5, whole genome shotgun sequence DNA encodes these proteins:
- the TTLL12 gene encoding tubulin--tyrosine ligase-like protein 12 isoform X1: MQADARLERGSRVLTPQSAPSLEPDPELGPDPEEDARAGATFAALHGPALRASGVPERYWDRLLHKLEHEVFDAGEMFGIMQVEEVEEDESEGDAAREVRKKPNPGGQLCYKVIVTNENGLQAADPNSIFLIDHAWTCRVAHARQQLQQVPGLLHRMANLMGVEFHGELPSTEAVDLVLEEMWKFNQTYQLAHGTAEEKVPVWYIMDEFGSRIQHADVPSFATAPFFYMPQRVAYTLLWPLRDLDTGEEVTRDFAYGEADPLIRRCVLLPWAPADLLDLSSSTPEPPEEHYQAILEENKETLPLAVKPAVYPCDHVFKVYTDVRQVLSHLSHPRFTFTQSEADAHILFHFSHFKDYRRLSRERPSVLLNQFPCENLLTVKDCLASVARRAGGPEGPAWLPRTFNLRTELPQFVSYFQQRERRGEDNHWICKPWNLARSLDTHITKSLHSIIRHRESSPKVVSKYIESPVLFLREDVGRVKFDIRYIVLLRSVKPLTLFVYDVFWLRFSNRPFALNDLDDYEKHFTVMNYDPELVLKQMHYDEFIPEFEKQYPEFPWKSVQAEIFQAVTELFQVACARPPPLGLCDYPSSRAMYAVDLMLKWDSRPDGAGAPLPRNPKCPPHLPKGKRVMQPQLLEVNFNPDCERACRHYPAFFNDVFSTLYLDEPDSCPVTRLV; this comes from the exons ATGCAGGCCGACGCGAGGCTGGAGCGCGGCAGCCGGGTCCTGACGCCGCAGTCGGCGCCGAGCTTGGAGCCGGACCCGGAGCTGGGCCCGGACCCAGAGGAGGACGCGCGGGCCGGGGCCACGTTCGCGGCGCTGCACGGCCCGGCGCTGCGCGCGTCGGGGGTCCCCGAGCGGTACTGGGACCGCCTCCTGCACAAGCTGGAGCACGAG GTTTTCGACGCTGGGGAGATGTTCGGGATAATGCAGgtggaggaagtggaggaggatGAGAGCGAGGGCGACGCGGCCCGGGAAGTGCGGAAGAAGCCCAACCCCGGCGGCCAGCTCTGCTACAAGGTCATCGTGACCAACGAGAATGGGCTTCAGGCGGCTGACCCCAACAG CATCTTCCTTATCGACCACGCCTGGACGTGCCGCGTGGCGCACGCCcgccagcagctgcagcaggtGCCCGGCCTGCTGCACCGCATGGCCAACCTGATGGGCGTCGAGTTCCACGGCGAGCTGCCCAGCACCGAGGCCGTGGACCTGGTGCTGGAGGAGATGTGGAAGTTCAACCAGACCTACCAGCTGGCCCACGGG ACGGCCGAGGAGAAGGTGCCCGTGTGGTACATCATGGACGAGTTCGGCTCGCGCATCCAGCACGCGGACGTGCCCAGCTTCGCCACCGCGCCCTTCTTCTACATGCCCCAGCGGGTGGCCTACACGCTGCTGTGGCCCCTGAGGGACCTGGACACGGGCG AGGAGGTGACGCGGGACTTTGCCTACGGAGAGGCCGACCCTCTGATCCGGAGGTGCGTGCTGCTGCCCTGGGCCCCCGCCGACCTGCTGGACCTCAGCTCCTCCACGCCCGAGCCACCCGAGGAGCACTACCAG GCCATTTTGGAGGAAAATAAGGAGACGCTGCCACTGGCCGTCAAGCCGGCGGTGTATCCCTGCGACCACGTCTTCAA ggTCTACACGGACGTCCGGCAGGTGCTCAGCCACCTCAGCCACCCGCGCTTCACCTTCACCCAGAGCGAGGCGGACGCCCACATCCTCTTCCACTTCTCGCACTTCAAGGACTACAG AAGGCTGAGCCGGGAGAGGCCCAGCGTGCTGCTGAACCAGTTCCCCTGCGAGAACCTGCTGACGGTGAAGGACTGCCTGGCCTCCGTCGCGCGCCGGGCCGGCGGCCCCGAGGGCCCGGCCTGGCTGCCCCGCACCTTCAACCTGCGCACCGAGCTGCCCCAGTTCGTCAGCTACTTCCAGCAGCGAGAGAGGCG GGGCGAGGACAACCACTGGATCTGCAAGCCCTGGAACCTGGCCCGCAGCCTGGACACCCACATCACCAAGAGCCTGCACAGCATCATCCGGCACCGCGAGAGCTCCCCCAAG GTTGTGTCCAAATACATTGAAAGTCCCGTCTTGTTCCTTCGAGAAGATGTGGGGAGGGTCAAGTTCGACATCCGCTACATCGTGCTCCTGCGGTCGGTGAAGCCCCTGACGTTGTTCGTCTATGACGTGTTCTGGCTGCGGTTCTCCAACCG GCCCTTCGCACTCAACGACCTGGACGACTACGAGAAGCATTTCACTGTCATGAACTACGACCCAGAATTGGTGCTGAAGCAG ATGCACTACGATGAGTTCATCCCGGAGTTTGAGAAGCAGTACCCAGAATTTCCCTGGAAGAGCGTCCAG GCTGAAATCTTCCAGGCCGTCACGGAGCTGTTCCAGGTGGCGTGTGCCAGGCCGCCCCCGCTGGGCCTCTGCGACTACCCCTCATCCCGGGCCATGTATGCCGTCGACCTCATGCTGAAGTGGGACAGCCGTCCAGATGGTGCGGGGGCTCCCCTGCCCCGTAATCCAAAGTGCCCTCCCCACTTACCCAAAG ggaagcgaGTGATGCAGCCGCAGCTCCTAGAGGTGAACTTCAACCCAGACTGTGAGCGGGCCTGCAGGCACTACCCGGCCTTCTTCAACGACGTCTTCAGCACCTTGTACCTGGACGAGCCTGACAGCTGCCCCGTCACCCGCCTCGTCTAG
- the TTLL12 gene encoding tubulin--tyrosine ligase-like protein 12 isoform X2: protein MQADARLERGSRVLTPQSAPSLEPDPELGPDPEEDARAGATFAALHGPALRASGVPERYWDRLLHKLEHEVFDAGEMFGIMQVEEVEEDESEGDAAREVRKKPNPGGQLCYKVIVTNENGLQAADPNSIFLIDHAWTCRVAHARQQLQQVPGLLHRMANLMGVEFHGELPSTEAVDLVLEEMWKFNQTYQLAHGTAEEKVPVWYIMDEFGSRIQHADVPSFATAPFFYMPQRVAYTLLWPLRDLDTGEEVTRDFAYGEADPLIRRCVLLPWAPADLLDLSSSTPEPPEEHYQAILEENKETLPLAVKPAVYPCDHVFKVYTDVRQVLSHLSHPRFTFTQSEADAHILFHFSHFKDYRRLSRERPSVLLNQFPCENLLTVKDCLASVARRAGGPEGPAWLPRTFNLRTELPQFVSYFQQRERRGEDNHWICKPWNLARSLDTHITKSLHSIIRHRESSPKVVSKYIESPVLFLREDVGRVKFDIRYIVLLRSVKPLTLFVYDVFWLRFSNRPFALNDLDDYEKHFTVMNYDPELVLKQMHYDEFIPEFEKQYPEFPWKSVQAEIFQAVTELFQVACARPPPLGLCDYPSSRAMYAVDLMLKWDSRPDGKRVMQPQLLEVNFNPDCERACRHYPAFFNDVFSTLYLDEPDSCPVTRLV from the exons ATGCAGGCCGACGCGAGGCTGGAGCGCGGCAGCCGGGTCCTGACGCCGCAGTCGGCGCCGAGCTTGGAGCCGGACCCGGAGCTGGGCCCGGACCCAGAGGAGGACGCGCGGGCCGGGGCCACGTTCGCGGCGCTGCACGGCCCGGCGCTGCGCGCGTCGGGGGTCCCCGAGCGGTACTGGGACCGCCTCCTGCACAAGCTGGAGCACGAG GTTTTCGACGCTGGGGAGATGTTCGGGATAATGCAGgtggaggaagtggaggaggatGAGAGCGAGGGCGACGCGGCCCGGGAAGTGCGGAAGAAGCCCAACCCCGGCGGCCAGCTCTGCTACAAGGTCATCGTGACCAACGAGAATGGGCTTCAGGCGGCTGACCCCAACAG CATCTTCCTTATCGACCACGCCTGGACGTGCCGCGTGGCGCACGCCcgccagcagctgcagcaggtGCCCGGCCTGCTGCACCGCATGGCCAACCTGATGGGCGTCGAGTTCCACGGCGAGCTGCCCAGCACCGAGGCCGTGGACCTGGTGCTGGAGGAGATGTGGAAGTTCAACCAGACCTACCAGCTGGCCCACGGG ACGGCCGAGGAGAAGGTGCCCGTGTGGTACATCATGGACGAGTTCGGCTCGCGCATCCAGCACGCGGACGTGCCCAGCTTCGCCACCGCGCCCTTCTTCTACATGCCCCAGCGGGTGGCCTACACGCTGCTGTGGCCCCTGAGGGACCTGGACACGGGCG AGGAGGTGACGCGGGACTTTGCCTACGGAGAGGCCGACCCTCTGATCCGGAGGTGCGTGCTGCTGCCCTGGGCCCCCGCCGACCTGCTGGACCTCAGCTCCTCCACGCCCGAGCCACCCGAGGAGCACTACCAG GCCATTTTGGAGGAAAATAAGGAGACGCTGCCACTGGCCGTCAAGCCGGCGGTGTATCCCTGCGACCACGTCTTCAA ggTCTACACGGACGTCCGGCAGGTGCTCAGCCACCTCAGCCACCCGCGCTTCACCTTCACCCAGAGCGAGGCGGACGCCCACATCCTCTTCCACTTCTCGCACTTCAAGGACTACAG AAGGCTGAGCCGGGAGAGGCCCAGCGTGCTGCTGAACCAGTTCCCCTGCGAGAACCTGCTGACGGTGAAGGACTGCCTGGCCTCCGTCGCGCGCCGGGCCGGCGGCCCCGAGGGCCCGGCCTGGCTGCCCCGCACCTTCAACCTGCGCACCGAGCTGCCCCAGTTCGTCAGCTACTTCCAGCAGCGAGAGAGGCG GGGCGAGGACAACCACTGGATCTGCAAGCCCTGGAACCTGGCCCGCAGCCTGGACACCCACATCACCAAGAGCCTGCACAGCATCATCCGGCACCGCGAGAGCTCCCCCAAG GTTGTGTCCAAATACATTGAAAGTCCCGTCTTGTTCCTTCGAGAAGATGTGGGGAGGGTCAAGTTCGACATCCGCTACATCGTGCTCCTGCGGTCGGTGAAGCCCCTGACGTTGTTCGTCTATGACGTGTTCTGGCTGCGGTTCTCCAACCG GCCCTTCGCACTCAACGACCTGGACGACTACGAGAAGCATTTCACTGTCATGAACTACGACCCAGAATTGGTGCTGAAGCAG ATGCACTACGATGAGTTCATCCCGGAGTTTGAGAAGCAGTACCCAGAATTTCCCTGGAAGAGCGTCCAG GCTGAAATCTTCCAGGCCGTCACGGAGCTGTTCCAGGTGGCGTGTGCCAGGCCGCCCCCGCTGGGCCTCTGCGACTACCCCTCATCCCGGGCCATGTATGCCGTCGACCTCATGCTGAAGTGGGACAGCCGTCCAGATG ggaagcgaGTGATGCAGCCGCAGCTCCTAGAGGTGAACTTCAACCCAGACTGTGAGCGGGCCTGCAGGCACTACCCGGCCTTCTTCAACGACGTCTTCAGCACCTTGTACCTGGACGAGCCTGACAGCTGCCCCGTCACCCGCCTCGTCTAG